In a single window of the Bacteroidales bacterium genome:
- a CDS encoding acyl-CoA carboxylase subunit beta, producing the protein MGHQDKIQELLDKREQAKLGGGQKRIDSQHKKGKMTARERIELLLDDGSFEEFDMFVTHNCRDFGLEKETYLSDGVVTGYGTIDGRIVYVFSQDFTVFGGSLSEAYAQKICKLYDKALKMGAPVIGINDSGGARIQEGVRSLGGYAEIFQRNIMASGVIPQISAIFGPCAGGAVYSPALTDFILMTKLNSYMFVTGPKVVKTVTGEVVTEEELGGAMVHGSKSGVNHFVAEDEKEGILLIRKLLSYLPQNNLEDPPLAICSDPIDRLEDSLNAIIPDNPNKPYDVKDIIHSIVDDGEFMEVQRYYAPNIVIGYAKFNGMPVGIVANQPNYLAGVLDINASRKAARFVRFCDAFNIPLVTLVDVPGFLPGTAQEYGGIILHGAKLLFAYGEATVPKVTITLRKSYGGAHDVMSSKQLRGDINYAWPTAEIAVMGPKGAIEVLFQKDLKAITDEKEKSDFIQKKEDEYKEKFANPYNAAKYGYIDDVIEPRNTRFRIIRALQSLATKKDTNPPKKHSNLPL; encoded by the coding sequence ATTATTGCTCGACGACGGAAGTTTTGAAGAATTCGATATGTTCGTTACTCATAACTGCCGTGATTTCGGGCTTGAAAAAGAAACGTATCTTTCCGACGGAGTGGTTACCGGATATGGAACAATTGACGGAAGAATCGTTTATGTTTTTTCCCAGGATTTCACAGTTTTTGGCGGTTCGCTTTCGGAAGCATACGCGCAAAAAATCTGCAAACTTTACGATAAAGCATTAAAGATGGGAGCTCCCGTTATTGGTATTAACGATAGCGGCGGAGCGCGTATACAGGAAGGTGTTCGTAGTCTTGGTGGCTATGCTGAAATTTTCCAGCGTAACATTATGGCATCAGGAGTAATTCCACAGATATCTGCTATTTTCGGACCCTGCGCAGGTGGCGCTGTGTATTCGCCAGCTCTTACCGATTTTATTTTAATGACAAAGCTTAACAGCTACATGTTTGTTACCGGACCAAAAGTTGTTAAGACGGTTACCGGTGAAGTTGTTACTGAAGAAGAGCTCGGAGGTGCAATGGTTCATGGTTCTAAATCAGGAGTAAATCATTTTGTAGCAGAAGATGAAAAAGAAGGAATACTGCTCATTCGCAAACTCCTGTCCTATCTTCCGCAAAATAATTTAGAAGATCCTCCTTTAGCAATATGCTCCGATCCAATTGACAGACTGGAAGATTCGCTGAATGCCATTATTCCCGACAACCCGAATAAACCATATGATGTAAAAGATATTATTCATTCCATTGTTGATGATGGCGAATTCATGGAAGTGCAGCGTTACTATGCGCCAAACATTGTTATAGGTTATGCAAAATTTAACGGGATGCCTGTAGGGATTGTAGCAAACCAACCGAATTATCTTGCCGGAGTACTTGATATCAATGCTTCGCGTAAAGCAGCACGTTTTGTACGATTCTGCGATGCCTTTAATATTCCATTAGTAACATTGGTTGATGTTCCCGGATTTTTACCCGGCACCGCACAGGAATATGGCGGCATTATTTTACATGGTGCAAAATTATTATTTGCCTATGGTGAAGCTACTGTTCCTAAAGTTACAATAACTCTTCGTAAATCATACGGCGGCGCACATGATGTAATGAGTTCGAAACAACTTCGTGGTGATATTAATTATGCATGGCCAACAGCTGAAATAGCAGTAATGGGACCTAAAGGTGCAATAGAGGTTTTGTTCCAGAAAGATTTAAAAGCAATTACTGACGAAAAAGAAAAGAGCGATTTTATTCAGAAAAAAGAAGATGAATATAAAGAGAAATTTGCTAATCCTTACAATGCTGCAAAATACGGTTATATTGATGATGTAATTGAACCAAGGAATACACGTTTCAGAATCATCAGGGCGCTGCAATCGCTGGCAACAAAGAAAGACACTAATCCACCAAAGAAACATTCTAATTTACCATTATAA